DNA sequence from the Acidimicrobiales bacterium genome:
CCCAGGAGCAGTTCGACCACGCCTGGGACATCCTCGACGCCTACCAGAAGGCGACCGAGGACGACCGCAAGGGCGCCGTGATGTTCGGCGACGAGATGATCGACGAGGCCAGCCGGAAGATGGCGACCAAGTTCGTCGTCCGGGGCGAGCGCGCCGGGCTCAGCCGCTCCACGGGGTAGTGGTCAGCCCGCCGCCTGCTCCACGAGCCGTCGGGCCACGACCTTGAGCGCCAGTGTCTCGTCGGCGCCCTCGAAGATCGACAGCACCCGGGCGTCGACGAAGTACCGGCTCACCGGGAACTCCTCGGCATACCCCATGCCGCCGTGGATCTGCATGGCTTCGCGCGTCACCCACTCGGCGGCGCGGCACACGTAGGCCTTCAACATCGACGCCTCGAGCGTCCCTTCACCCTTGGCCATGAGGCGGGCCACCTCGTACGAGAACTGCCGGGCCACCTGGATCAGCACCGCCATGCGAGCCAGCTTCGCCCGGGTCAGCTGGTAGTCGCCGACGGGCCGCCCGAACACCACGCGGTTGGCGGCGTAGTCGGTGGCGGCCTCGTAGGCGGCCTGCATGACCCCGAGCGCCCGCGCCGCGGTCTGGAGGCGGCCGTTCTCGAACCCGGCCATCTGGAAGTAGAAGCCCCGGCCCACACCCTCCTCACCACCCACCAGGTTGGCGTCGGGGACGAACCAGTTGTCGAAGGCGATCTCGTAGGAGTGCATGCCCCGGTAGCCGAGGGTGTCGATGGGCCGTCCCTCCATGCGACCCCCGGGGTCGCGGCGCCCGTCCGCGGCGGCGTCCTGCTCGAAGACGAACCCGCTGCCCTCCCCGCGGGGCTTCTCGACGACGAACAGCGACAGGCCCCGGTGCGCTTTGGCGCGGTCGGGGTCGGTGCGGGCGAGGAGCATGAGGACGTCGGCGCGGGCCGCGAACGTGCACCAGGTCTTCACCCCGTTGACGAGCCAGCCGCCGTCGGTGCGCGCCGCCGCGGTGACGATGGCGGCGACGTCGGAGCCGAAGTCCGGCTCGGTGACCGCCACCGCGTTCATGACCTCGCCCGAGGCCAGCCTCGGCAGCCACAGCTGCTTCTGCTCCTCCGTCCCTCCCGCCACGAGGGCACGGCTGAGGATCTCGGGCCTCGTGATCAGTGACCCGCCGGCCCCGAGGGATCCCCAGGACAGCTCTTCGGTGGCCACCACCATGCCCAGGTAGTCGCTGTCTCCCCCCGAGGCGAACCCGCCGTACTCCTCGGGGATCGACAGCCCCAGCGCGCCCATGTCGGCGAGGCCCGTGATGATCTCTTCGGGGATGTCGTCGTTGGCCCGGTGGATGTGCTCGGCGCGGGGCCGGATCTGCTCCTCGGCGAAGCGGTGGAAGGTGTCGCGCACGAGGGCGAAGTCGGCGTCGAGACGGCGGTCGCCTTCGGTGCCCGCCAGCCCGGCGAGGAACACCGGGTCGCGGTGGGCGGCGACGAACGGCCGGGCCGGTCCCATCCAGTCCGGCGTCGTGCCGAAGGCCTCCTCCCGCCCGACCAGGCGGGCGGCGAGGTCGGCGAGTGCGTCGGCCACGAAGGCACAGGCGATGCGGGCCTCGTCCGCGCCGGTGGCGCCGTAGGTGAGGGCGGCCTCCGCGGCGCGCACGCCGGCGGCGGCGTGGGCGAGGTCGTACGCCACGACCTGGTCGGCGTCGGGGCCGCCGCCCGCCGCCACCCGCCGGGCGGCGTCGCCGACGACCGACGACGCCAGGGCCAGCGCGGCCGTGGCCGCCTCGAGGTTCGGGGTCGGGCTACCGGGCACGGCCAGAGGTTAGCGATCGCCCGCGCCAGCTTCGGGCACGCGCCCGATGACCGTGACGAGCGGGGGGAGGACGACGGGGTCCTGCCCGGGGTCGACGCCGGTCAGCGACTGCAGGTACGCCGTCACGGGCCCGGGCCCGACGCCGGCGGGCGCCTCCGCCCAGGCGTCGACGATGTCGAGCCCCGCGTCGCGTGCCAGCGCCGGGAGCAGCGCGCCGACGTCGGGATGGCGCGCGCCGGGCATGGACATCGGTGTCCCGCCCACGCGCCCCGCCGAGGTGACGGGCTCCTGCGCGACCACCCAGCCACCGGGGCGCACCGCCGCCCGCATCCGCCGCAGCACGACGGCAGGGTCGGCCACGTGCATCAGCAGGAACCGGCAGAACGCCAGGTCCACGGCCTCGGGGAGGAGGAGGTCCTCGCCCGCCTGGGTGATGGCGAGCACCTGGCTGAACGCCGCCGCGGCGGTGGCGGCCTCGTCCCGGGCGCGCGGGTCGCTGTCCACGGCGTACACGCGCCCGTCGTGCCCCACGATCTCGGCGAGGGCCACCGACACGTCCCCGCCCCCCGCGCCCACGTCGACGCACCGCCAGCCGGGGCCGATCCCGAGGCGTTCGAGGGCGGTGGCGAGGGGACGCCGGTACACGTCGTCGCGCAGGGCGTCCGGCACGGATCAGACGCTACCGGCTGTAGCCTGCCGGACGTGAAGGTCACGATGCTGCTGTGCGACTCCGCCCAGGTCGCCGACGGGAAGCTGTTCGTGCTGGGGGGTGGGTGGTCCCTCACGGGGCCCGAGCCGATGCCCTCGGCCATCGCGCTCAAGATCGACGTGGGATGGCACGAGGCCGACCAGGTGCACCACTGGGAGCTGTACCTCGAGGACGCCGACGGCCGGCCGGTCATGGTGGACACCCCGGAGGGGACCCACCCGGTGGAGGTGCGCGGGGAGTTCAACGTCGTGCGGCCGACGACGGTCCCGGTGGGGACGCCCATCGACGTCGCCCTGGCGGTCAACCTC
Encoded proteins:
- a CDS encoding methyltransferase domain-containing protein; this encodes MPDALRDDVYRRPLATALERLGIGPGWRCVDVGAGGGDVSVALAEIVGHDGRVYAVDSDPRARDEAATAAAAFSQVLAITQAGEDLLLPEAVDLAFCRFLLMHVADPAVVLRRMRAAVRPGGWVVAQEPVTSAGRVGGTPMSMPGARHPDVGALLPALARDAGLDIVDAWAEAPAGVGPGPVTAYLQSLTGVDPGQDPVVLPPLVTVIGRVPEAGAGDR
- a CDS encoding acyl-CoA dehydrogenase family protein yields the protein MPGSPTPNLEAATAALALASSVVGDAARRVAAGGGPDADQVVAYDLAHAAAGVRAAEAALTYGATGADEARIACAFVADALADLAARLVGREEAFGTTPDWMGPARPFVAAHRDPVFLAGLAGTEGDRRLDADFALVRDTFHRFAEEQIRPRAEHIHRANDDIPEEIITGLADMGALGLSIPEEYGGFASGGDSDYLGMVVATEELSWGSLGAGGSLITRPEILSRALVAGGTEEQKQLWLPRLASGEVMNAVAVTEPDFGSDVAAIVTAAARTDGGWLVNGVKTWCTFAARADVLMLLARTDPDRAKAHRGLSLFVVEKPRGEGSGFVFEQDAAADGRRDPGGRMEGRPIDTLGYRGMHSYEIAFDNWFVPDANLVGGEEGVGRGFYFQMAGFENGRLQTAARALGVMQAAYEAATDYAANRVVFGRPVGDYQLTRAKLARMAVLIQVARQFSYEVARLMAKGEGTLEASMLKAYVCRAAEWVTREAMQIHGGMGYAEEFPVSRYFVDARVLSIFEGADETLALKVVARRLVEQAAG